The proteins below are encoded in one region of Colletotrichum lupini chromosome 5, complete sequence:
- a CDS encoding diaminopropionate ammonia-lyase encodes MQVPDIDQAHCLAFLSRLIQIKSYSQTDGELEATDFMAEQMRKIGLESAICPFDNGRRQNAIGIWKGHHSVSAASNKVPKTLLFNGHLDTNPVSEGWTIDPWEGKIDNEFIYGIGVSNMKSGCAAYFCAVEALLKAGWRPRGNVVLTYVVGELQGGVGTMALIDQGKINADCFVNCEPSDIQAVTMHAEALVFEIEIVGVTRHMSAKEEASDAILAACELIPQMARMKFRGAKSSEHEKCNRCSVGVVHGALGKDLVEWRPAQVADVCKLAGSARYAPGQTQEGVMADIRELVDTVVGNYAGMSATVKQRFEPTMPAFEVPRDSQIVRALNKAYRQVRNYEQPTGVLAPTCFYGSDAGHLFKNLGMEGIVCGPGGKYNTRPDEKVDIPDYLDCIRMFMRLIVDICG; translated from the coding sequence ATGCAGGTCCCAGACATTGACCAGGCTCACTGCCTTGCCTTCTTGTCAAGGCTCATTCAAATCAAGAGCTACTCGCAGACCGATGGTGAGCTAGAGGCAACGGATTTCATGGCCGAGCAAATGAGAAAGATTGGACTGGAGTCGGCTATTTGCCCGTTCGACAACGGCCGCCGTCAAAATGCGATAGGGATCTGGAAGGGCCACCATTCAGTGTCAGCAGCGAGCAACAAAGTCCCCAAAACGCTACTCTTCAATGGACATCTAGACACAAATCCTGTCTCCGAAGGTTGGACGATCGATCCTTGGGAGGGAAAGATTGATAACGAGTTTATCTACGGCATTGGAGTCAGTAACATGAAATCTGGCTGTGCCGCGTACTTTTGCGCCGTTGAAGCGCTGCTTAAGGCTGGCTGGCGGCCCAGAGGCAATGTTGTCCTAACCTATGTGGTTGGTGAGCTTCAGGGAGGCGTTGGTACGATGGCCCTCATTGATCAAGGAAAGATCAATGCCGATTGTTTTGTTAACTGCGAACCGTCGGATATACAAGCAGTCACAATGCACGCGGAAGCTCTAGTCTTCGAGATTGAGATTGTTGGAGTCACTCGACACATGTCAGCCAAGGAGGAGGCATCCGATGCGATCCTGGCTGCATGTGAGCTGATTCCCCAGATGGCACGTATGAAATTCCGTGGAGCCAAGAGCAGTGAGCATGAAAAGTGCAACAGATGTTCAGTGGGCGTGGTTCATGGTGCCCTTGGGAAAGACTTGGTTGAATGGAGACCTGCCCAAGTAGCGGACGTATGCAAGCTTGCTGGAAGTGCGCGCTACGCTCCTGGCCAGACACAAGAAGGTGTCATGGCTGATATTCGCGAATTAGTGGACACTGTAGTTGGTAATTATGCTGGTATGTCGGCTACTGTCAAGCAGCGATTTGAGCCTACAATGCCGGCATTTGAGGTGCCAAGAGACTCACAGATAGTGAGAGCCCTAAACAAGGCCTATCGCCAGGTTCGCAACTACGAGCAGCCAACAGGGGTTCTTGCGCCGACTTGCTTCTATGGATCCGACGCTGGCCACTTGTTCAAAAATTTGGGGATGGAAGG